The stretch of DNA ACTACGCCAGCCCCCGTGACCTCCCGCTCATCGAGCCTGCGGCTGGGCTCAAGGGCCGTGTCGTGCAGGCCGATCACGCGACGATGGTGATCTACGACCTCGCTCCGAAGACCATCGTCGAATCGCACAAGCACGAGATGGAGCAGTTCGGCGTCGTCGTGAAGGGCAGCCTCGCGATGATCGTCGCTGGCGAGCAGCGCATCCTCACACCCGGCGACACCTATCGCATCCCGCCCGGTGCGGCGCACGGGGCGCGCGTGTTCGAGGAGCCGACGCAGGTCATCGACGTGTGGGCGCCGCAGCGCACCGACCTGCTCAAGCCCGCGGCCTCTTCGGAGAAGAGCTCGGCCTAGGCGCGAGCGGACCGCGATCGCAGCGCCCGCGTACCCAGTGAGACCAACGCCGACCGCCGTGTAGAGGCCGATCGCGATCCACCGTACATGTCACATCCACCTCTCGGACCGTGACCCATCGCGTCGCATCGCTCGACCGCCGCGGGCAGCGAGCGCGACGATGGAGCCGGTACCCTTGCGCGGCATGACGAGTGAGCGACGTGC from Candidatus Limnocylindria bacterium encodes:
- a CDS encoding cupin domain-containing protein produces the protein MPKLYYASPRDLPLIEPAAGLKGRVVQADHATMVIYDLAPKTIVESHKHEMEQFGVVVKGSLAMIVAGEQRILTPGDTYRIPPGAAHGARVFEEPTQVIDVWAPQRTDLLKPAASSEKSSA